GATGATATATTTGAgaaaatttatgagcatttaccttaaaataaaagaaatatcaggAATTTTCTTGAATATATGGATGAGTATTGTTGTGATTAGAAAATGACTTTATCCAATTAAGCGACATCTTTGAACAAGATCTTAGGACATTATGAAATGACATACTAATAGTATAATCAGACTGTTGAAAAGATTCTTGTACTTGTCTGTAGAAATAACTAATAGCATTGCTAGGAATCATTATTATTATGGCTCAAGTCTTCACCTGATGCATGAGCTGAAATCAATTAAGTATGGTCTTAGGGTCAAAACTCGACGTATTCGAGTATGTCTCCCCTTCGTGTCTTATCATCTGTACTAATGGCTAGTAatcatccatgatttatctcATTCGTGTTGACCTAGGAACAGATTGACAAAAGCTTTGGGACAAATGAATCATCTTTTatcatataaaattatttaagtaGCCCTTTGTTGTATGTCCCTTTGCATCTGATCTTACAACCACTTTAGCTGTAAATCATCTCTCTTGATTGTTAAAAATAACTCTCTAACTTTAGGTTTTAAAAACAACTGTGTTACGTACATTTATAAACTACTACCTTCTTAAATTCCAGAGACATACAATTTAAAGCCTCCATGTAGTCTTTTATACTGTATTGTCTCACATTATCAGTCGACACTTGAGATGATTGTGATTCACTTTATATTGTATCCGCTCTGGACACTTTACAATTTTTTATGCAGTCTGatgatttcttttacttttcatgACAGATAGGAGTAGAAAACGGGTTACTTTTTCTACGTGAGCCTCTCTCCATGTTAGTTTATCGTGTGTCATTTGTTTCAGTTGTATGGTCGATGTCAGATCTGTCAACCTCACTAGAATATATATTAATGTCATCTTCTAGCTCATCTTGCAAGTGTTGTGGCATTATTCCAGAGCTGGATGCTCACACACCGTTCCCAGTAGCTACAACATCTGAAAATAATAGATCTTGATCGGTTACTAGTACAGGTCCTCGATCTCTGATCGATCTCTAAACTTGGCAGCTTAATTGtgataataataaaattgaaGAACTTACTCgaattttcaattacaattttTTACTTTGACTTCAGTTCGGTGTCGGCAAAGTTAAAACCCTGTGACTCACATTGTCTACTGACAAAACCCCAATTTTTTGACTCATTGCTTGGCTTTGTGCTATTCAGCATCAAACACAAAGAGTCTACGTAATAGGCTAGCCACCGACAATGTAGATCGGAATTCGATTGTTACAATATGGCCGGCAACATCAGGGCATTGCTGTTGGAGTAGTGTGGTCAAATCTACCATTATTGTGATGCAAAAGGTGATAATGTTCACCCAGCGCCCCTCCCAGCAGGTAGGCGGCCTCTCCTAGGTGGGAGGAGGAACTTATTTAGGAATGAACTCAGAGGATTCCTTGCTCCTATGATCCAAATCTACCCTCAGCAGCGGCGTAGCAATGATCTCTGCTTGCGGGTGAGCGGTGGAAGAATGTAGAGCTCTTACTGCGCCAGTGATAGAGGAAGTAGTTATATTGCGTTGGGACTAGGTGAGATCGGTCAAATAACGAAGAGTGAAAAGGGATTCAAGAGGAAGCCGACTTGTGACTTCAAGAGGTCTTTAAAGTGATGTATAAAAGCCAGAGCTTTGGTACGGTGCCACAATGGAAATGCCTAGCTAGCAAAAGAATCATAGTGGAACAACCGCTTTATTGTTATCGTCTGAGAAGATGAAAGCGAAACAGCAGAAGATGAAAAGCTTGGAGAGGCCATCGGAATTCTATTTCCATTCATTCATTCTCCCCAAGCATCAAAGCAACAGAAACATTACCGATCAGAAGGGAATGCCGGCAGCGGTCTTGACCCAGGCGGGACGGGCGGAGACGTCCTTCCACCAGGCGAGCAGGTGAGGACGAGATGTGACAAGTGCGGCCTTGGACGTCTTCAGCAGGTAGTTGGTGTAGGGGATGTGATTGAGGTCGACCAAGGTGAAGTGCTCTCCGGCGAGGTACTTGTTCTGCGCCAGACGCGCCTCGTACACATCCAACACCTTCTCCAGCTTCGCAGCCTGCGCCTCCACGATCGCCTCGTCGGCCGTGGCTTTGACAAGCATTGGCTTGATCAGCGCCTCGAACACCAGCGAGGCGATGGGCGGCCCGAACTGCTGCGACTCCACCTCGAGCCAAATCTCCACCGCCGCACGCTCTGCGGGGGTTCCTCCGGAGAGGAGGAGGTCCGGCCCGGCCTCCGCGTACTTGGTAGCGATGTATCGGTTGATCGCCCGCGACTCTGCGTATCCGATCGacgcataaaaaaaattaaaaaaaaaaaaagtgaaggaGATCAATCAGATCCTTGGACGCCCAAACTTAAAATTATTCCGACCAAAGAAACAGAGAAGATTAGGAGAAATTTTCATTTTATCCCATATTTTAGCTCTGTATAATTTTAACTCTTATAATTTCAAATGTTAAATTTTAATTCTTACTGTtggtcaaataaaaataaaatatatctatttacatgcaaaaaatcataatttaaattaagaataaattatcaaaatatcTTTATTTCATTAATAAGTAATATTTAGAATACTAAAGGGCAAAACTAAAAATAGGGTTTAAAAAAACCATAGGGAGCGAAATGAAAGTCTCTCGTCAGAAGCGAAGTAGATAACTCACCGAAGAGGACGACGTCTCCGTCCTCCAGAACTGGGATCTGGCCGAAGGGCTGCAAATTTTAAGAAGAGCAAACGATTGATATGATAACAAATTAGAGAAAGTAGAAACGGAATAAATTAAAGAGGATGGAAGAACAAGAATTACGTTGAGGGCAAGAAAGTTAGGGTGCTTGTGCGCGCCGGTGCGGAGGTCGACGATGACGAGCTCGTAGTCGAGGCCTTTCTCGTTGAGGGCCGCCAGAGCTCGGATGGTGTTGGTGGACGTGGGCATCCCGTAGATCTTGATCCCTCCCATCTCCGCTATTCTTTCGATTCTcaatttggtttatttttttcccCCCTTGGCAGCTTAAATTGGGAGTCCCGCGGAGCCGTGCTGGCCCACATGCATTGATTGTCATGAAGTGGAGTTGGTAGAAGTTTCCTGTTTGACAGTGACTCGGAGAGGAAGGAAGGAGAAATCAGAGGTACCGGAATGGAACAACCAGGCGCGTCTGAACGGGCAATTAAAATGTGATAAGTAATGAATGCTTGAGCTCGATAAATCGAAATAAATGCGTTTTATGTTTCTAGAGCGAATACTTAAGGGCATCTCCAATTCATCatcaaaatatcaaatttaatatcaatttaataccaaattactcCAATCCATATATTAAAATTCATCCCAAATATGATAATGTAAATAGTGCAATACCAAATATAGTGTTGTACTATTCACATCATCATATTTGATGATgaagagaattttttattttattttattatattattataaaattaaatgtaattaattaataattattattttctttatctttatttatagtataattaaatgtaattattatttattataaatttaaattaagtgtatttaatagcatatttaaattttattatgtatatttgtaaatatttaatttattaaaattattattttaattttatttaatatattttaattataattacatttataaattatcactaatttcaaatattaaaaaagaatattaagaagtattaattttaaatataataattatcatataaaaaaaattattaagaataatagaatattctaaagaatattttttttgtgtGATATGATGATGATGGGTTGGAGTTGAAATAGTGTTTGgtgttaaaataatattattttgatgtgaaaatTATACCATATTTAATGATGTGAGTTGGAGATGGTCTAAGTGAATGTAGACAGAGTTTTTTTGTTTAGTCAATGGAATAACGCAAACTCTTTTCCCCTCTGCAGTAACGGTGCGGCCTTTTTTCAGCAATTTAACAAACGACCATTTAACATTTGAAAGacttcttttcaatttgtaagcATTAAATATCCAAtctaattttgatgaatgacgagCTGGATTAATAAAATCTATCATTACTAATATTTTCTGATTTATTTGGATAACTAATAGAAAACTTCCATAGAAAACTTAATTGAATATATGATatcaaataaacaaaaaaaatattataaaattgcCACCGACAGCCACCATGAATGACCGAAAAGTTATTGACCAAGTCGATCCATAAAATTATAATCACGCAATTGGGGTCTCCTACTTGGTGACCACAATAATCGGTCCCTCTGGCTACAAAATTATTATCAAGTTGATCCGTGTTTCTAGCCATAAGTTTGCGACAACAAGGTTAATTATTGCATGCCTGTGAAATCAAAATCTCTGATTGATGCCACGAGGTAATGGTACAACGcttttttaagttttcaaacatCTCAGAAATTCtgagtatgattttttttaatactgttgatttaaaaattactcaaCTGATAAATCAACGGCTACAAACATTTTTCAATTTATTCATAGAATACTTTCATGGACTAAATCGatactctttaaaattattcGGTCTATATTGAATATCTCATGATGGCAGCCGCCATTGACCACtgatttttgttattatttttatattttttaatgaaatatattttagaaaataaatgcAGTATTTTGTAAATATTAAAGCCGGTTGAATTCTGGGAACTGGTATTGGCGTATTGCGCAATGGATCACAATGACGTTTCACGGCGTTGCATTCCCACTTAAATACCGCTCATTTTATGATGAGAATTATGGATGCAATTATGTCCGAGAAATAATTTACCTTTTCGATAACATTTAAGATCAGAATAATAAGAGGAGATTTTACTTATGCGATGAATATATTGGAAAATTTCCATATAGATTGGAGACAGGGAGAAATAAATCTTTATAGATGGGAGACAAGAAGTATGGTACGAGAATTAGATTCTTGACAAAAGAATAAACTTGAGTGGATCATGGATATGATGTAAAGGTGGATAAAGATCCGGAGATGAGAAGACTCCAAGCATGAAAGTCTTATAAACAAGAGATTCAATTGGCATCACGTAATACTAGGCTAAGATAAAAGCATCAGTCAATTGATATGTAAATCAATCAACTGCTACTTTAAAAATACATTCGGATCAaattattaatcgattgatacgtttcatcaatcgattgatgtcaACTTAAAGAAGAATAGAAGTAAGTGAGACTCATTTGTTCTGCTCAACTGAtgacatcaatcgattgatgttgaatatcaatcgactgatgttgaatatcaatcgactgatgttaAATTGAAGAGTACAGAAGTGAATGAGATTTGCATACTTTGTTTGACTGATGTGATCAGCCAATTGATGTTGGACATCAATCGATTGCTGTCTAAttaaaaaacacaaaaataaGTGGGACTCATGTGCTCTATTTGACTAATGCGATTAGTCGATTGATGTAGAACATAGATTTACtgatatcaaattgaagatcacATAAACGAGTGGGGCTCATGTGTTCTATTTAACTGATATTGAGTTAAAGAGCACGGAAGCGAGTGAAACTTGCTTGCTCAATTTGACTACAGTCGAATGATGGTTTATATTAGTCGTCTAACGTTCAAATTAGAGACAAAATAAGACAGATTTCAGAAGCGTCAATGCCCGAGATAAAAAGTTATCGAAGACCATATCAGTCGATTAATATTGCGAAACAATCGGCTTATGTCTGAAATAAAGACTTTGACTCAAGAGCATTCATataaaagcaaaaaaaaacatTCAAAGGGCTAGACCTCTCATTCCAAGCCAAGTTTTTTTATGCTATTTGATTACTAAGAAGTACTTGAGCTAAATAGTATTTAGGCGTCTTTATCATCTCAGCGCGTGGTAGAGGGAGGTGAGGTGACATCTTCCGATTAGTCAATGCACGTCAAATCCAAGCGCCTCAAAGGAATTGAGGCACCTGGGATGAGATAGAGTCGATTAGGAGGAGCTCCACTAAGCTCTCACCACATTAGCAACTGAGGCATCTTAAAGGGATAGAAGCGCCTAGAAGTGGGTAAGCTGCAACGAGCTCAGATCTGATTAGTTTTGATCTAGGCGCCTTAAAGGCATAGAGGCCCCTGGATCATCCTTTATAAGGAGGGTCCAAGTAGAGCCAAAAATGTCAATCACTACTTTCACATTTAGATTTTGTAATCTTTGAATTGTTAGTGGATTGTCTAACGAAAGCGAT
This genomic stretch from Zingiber officinale cultivar Zhangliang chromosome 7A, Zo_v1.1, whole genome shotgun sequence harbors:
- the LOC122001366 gene encoding glutathione S-transferase 3-like; its protein translation is MGGIKIYGMPTSTNTIRALAALNEKGLDYELVIVDLRTGAHKHPNFLALNPFGQIPVLEDGDVVLFESRAINRYIATKYAEAGPDLLLSGGTPAERAAVEIWLEVESQQFGPPIASLVFEALIKPMLVKATADEAIVEAQAAKLEKVLDVYEARLAQNKYLAGEHFTLVDLNHIPYTNYLLKTSKAALVTSRPHLLAWWKDVSARPAWVKTAAGIPF